The Methanobrevibacter sp. genome includes a region encoding these proteins:
- the thiE gene encoding thiamine phosphate synthase, with amino-acid sequence MKDIDLSLYLVTDKSDDVDRFLNTIEEAIKGGVSVVQIREKTAETLDFYNLALRVKEITAKYNIPLIINDRVDVALAIDAEGVHVGQSDMPCDITRKLIGKDKILGVSAATIGEAQKAQKDGADYIGTGALFPTATKDDAPSITKQDLKEIAESIDIPVVAIGGITLDNASELTDTGIAGLSVVSAIMSAENPKESSQKLLNIFNKKIEK; translated from the coding sequence ATGAAAGATATAGATTTATCCCTTTACCTTGTAACTGATAAAAGCGATGATGTTGACAGATTCTTAAATACAATAGAAGAAGCCATAAAAGGTGGAGTCAGTGTAGTTCAGATTAGAGAAAAAACTGCCGAAACACTGGACTTTTATAATTTGGCTTTAAGAGTAAAGGAAATTACAGCAAAATACAACATCCCCCTAATAATTAATGACAGGGTCGATGTGGCATTAGCTATTGATGCTGAGGGAGTGCATGTAGGTCAAAGTGACATGCCCTGTGACATAACAAGAAAATTAATTGGCAAAGATAAAATTCTGGGAGTTTCAGCAGCAACTATTGGAGAAGCGCAAAAAGCGCAAAAAGACGGTGCAGATTACATCGGAACCGGTGCGTTATTTCCAACTGCAACTAAAGATGATGCTCCATCAATTACCAAGCAGGATTTAAAAGAAATCGCTGAGTCTATTGACATTCCGGTTGTTGCAATTGGAGGGATTACTCTTGACAATGCATCTGAGTTAACAGATACCGGAATTGCAGGATTATCTGTTGTAAGTGCAATAATGAGTGCAGAAAATCCAAAAGAATCCTCACAAAAATTATTAAATATATTTAATAAAAAAATAGAAAAGTAA
- a CDS encoding phosphoglycerate kinase translates to MAEFNTIDDFDIENKTVLVRVDINSPVDPGSGIILDDTRLKLHAQTIKELSKRGAKVVLLAHQSRPGKKDFTTLSQHADALSDILNLRVKYIDSIFANVAKEAIRDLKPHEILLLENARFFSEESLSRTPEEQSKTLLVRHLSPLIDYFVNDAFAAAHRSQASLVGFTVNTPSAAGRVMEKELTVIQDALDNVQHPCVFLLGGMKPDDSIDVMENVLSNGTADAILTTGIVGNIVLWASGADIGQVNKDFIVSRGYEDMVEKSRDLIERFGDKVKYPIDVACEIDGVRVDIDASQIPNEAIFDIGAKTIDLYAKEIRDAKTIFANGPAGVFEDPKFAIGTEDLINAIANSDGFSIIGGGHIAAATVGLGCDNQMSHVSSGGGACISMLAGKKLAAVEALKNSKK, encoded by the coding sequence ATGGCTGAATTTAATACGATTGATGATTTTGATATTGAAAATAAGACTGTGCTTGTAAGGGTTGATATTAATTCGCCGGTAGATCCCGGTTCCGGCATTATTTTAGATGATACGAGATTGAAATTACATGCTCAAACTATTAAAGAACTGTCTAAAAGGGGGGCTAAAGTAGTGCTTCTTGCTCATCAAAGCCGTCCGGGCAAAAAGGATTTCACAACCTTGTCCCAACATGCCGATGCTTTATCAGATATATTGAATTTAAGAGTAAAATATATCGATTCCATTTTTGCAAATGTTGCAAAAGAGGCTATTCGCGATTTAAAACCTCACGAAATTCTTTTACTTGAAAATGCAAGGTTTTTCTCAGAAGAATCTCTTTCAAGAACTCCTGAAGAGCAATCAAAAACATTGCTTGTAAGACATTTGTCTCCATTAATTGATTACTTTGTTAATGATGCATTTGCAGCAGCGCACAGGTCACAAGCCTCTCTGGTGGGATTTACTGTCAATACTCCATCTGCTGCAGGCCGTGTAATGGAAAAAGAACTGACTGTGATTCAGGATGCATTGGATAATGTACAGCATCCATGTGTCTTTTTATTGGGTGGAATGAAACCCGACGATTCTATTGATGTTATGGAGAATGTATTAAGTAATGGAACTGCTGATGCCATTTTAACAACTGGTATTGTTGGAAATATTGTTTTATGGGCATCTGGAGCAGATATAGGTCAGGTCAATAAAGATTTTATAGTCAGCCGAGGATATGAAGACATGGTTGAAAAATCTAGGGATTTAATTGAAAGATTTGGAGATAAAGTAAAGTATCCTATTGATGTTGCTTGTGAAATAGATGGTGTTCGTGTAGATATTGATGCTAGCCAAATCCCAAATGAGGCTATTTTTGATATTGGTGCAAAAACAATTGATTTATATGCAAAAGAAATTAGGGATGCTAAAACAATATTTGCAAATGGTCCTGCAGGTGTTTTTGAAGATCCTAAATTTGCAATAGGAACAGAGGACTTGATTAATGCAATTGCAAATTCTGATGGTTTTTCAATCATTGGAGGGGGACATATTGCAGCAGCTACTGTAGGTCTTGGCTGTGATAATCAGATGAGTCATGTAAGCAGTGGTGGTGGAGCTTGTATTAGCATGCTAGCCGGTAAAAAACTAGCAGCTGTTGAAGCTTTAAAAAATAGTAAAAAATAA
- the tpiA gene encoding triose-phosphate isomerase has translation MDTPIVILNYKTYLESSGLNALELAKDLESAAEESGITMVAAPQAADVYRINQETFIPVFAQHIDSFSPGGHTGSNLINTLIDAGISGSLINHSEKRMKLADIDEVIKLCREYEIESCVCTNNIETSKAVAALGPVAVAVEPPELIGTGIPVSQAQPEVVEDTVNEVKSINKDIKVLCGAGITTGDDMKAAMDLGADGVLLASGIIKAENPKDALLDLVSKL, from the coding sequence ATGGACACACCAATTGTGATATTGAATTATAAAACTTATTTAGAATCAAGTGGTTTAAATGCTTTAGAACTTGCAAAGGATTTGGAAAGCGCTGCTGAAGAATCTGGAATTACTATGGTTGCCGCTCCTCAGGCTGCAGACGTTTACAGGATAAATCAGGAAACTTTCATCCCTGTTTTTGCCCAACATATAGATTCATTTTCTCCGGGAGGCCATACTGGCTCTAATTTAATCAATACCTTGATTGATGCGGGAATTAGCGGATCATTGATCAACCATTCTGAGAAAAGAATGAAACTGGCAGATATTGATGAAGTCATAAAATTATGCAGAGAATATGAAATCGAATCATGTGTATGTACCAACAACATTGAAACTTCAAAAGCGGTTGCGGCTCTAGGACCTGTTGCCGTTGCTGTTGAACCTCCGGAACTTATTGGAACAGGAATTCCAGTATCTCAGGCTCAACCTGAAGTTGTTGAAGATACTGTTAATGAAGTTAAATCAATTAATAAGGATATTAAAGTTTTATGCGGTGCGGGCATTACAACTGGTGATGATATGAAGGCAGCTATGGATTTGGGTGCTGATGGGGTGCTGCTTGCATCAGGTATCATTAAAGCAGAAAATCCAAAAGACGCTTTGCTTGATTTGGTAAGTAAATTATAG
- the twy1 gene encoding 4-demethylwyosine synthase TYW1 → MSFNKNQIEKLEKSGYRFVGKHGHAAVKTCHWTRQSIVDKGVCYKEKFYGIKSHRCLQMSPAVPNCQQECEFCWRDLTYTQTEWEDKDYDNPKTIIDEAIEAQNNLLCGFYGNDKANKKKLEEIKKPNNAAISLAGEPTIYPKIDELIGEFNRRDFTTFVVSNGQCVDRLRNLENDPYQLYLSLDAPNEKIFNDVCRPRISNAWSNLNESLETLASFNSRTCIRNTCVKGRNMEQPEKYAELIKKADPDYVEIKAYMCVGSSRDRLTLENMPSFEEVKSFAKKIGNECGKELVNESEISRVVLLE, encoded by the coding sequence ATGTCATTTAATAAAAACCAGATTGAAAAATTAGAAAAAAGCGGGTACCGGTTTGTAGGCAAACACGGCCATGCAGCTGTTAAAACCTGTCATTGGACCCGTCAAAGTATTGTTGATAAAGGAGTTTGTTATAAAGAAAAATTCTATGGAATCAAATCACATAGATGCCTTCAAATGTCTCCTGCAGTTCCAAACTGTCAGCAGGAATGCGAATTCTGCTGGAGAGATCTGACTTATACCCAAACAGAATGGGAAGATAAGGACTATGACAATCCCAAAACCATAATTGATGAAGCTATTGAAGCTCAAAATAATTTATTGTGCGGTTTTTATGGAAATGACAAAGCAAATAAAAAGAAATTAGAAGAAATTAAAAAGCCGAATAATGCCGCAATATCTCTTGCCGGAGAGCCAACCATTTATCCCAAAATTGATGAACTGATTGGTGAGTTTAACCGCAGAGATTTTACAACTTTTGTAGTCAGCAATGGCCAATGCGTTGACAGATTAAGAAATCTGGAAAATGATCCATACCAACTATATCTTTCCTTAGATGCGCCTAACGAGAAAATATTCAATGATGTGTGCAGACCTAGAATAAGTAATGCTTGGAGCAATTTAAATGAATCACTTGAAACATTGGCTAGTTTTAACTCACGGACATGTATAAGGAATACCTGCGTTAAGGGAAGAAATATGGAACAGCCTGAAAAATATGCCGAACTAATTAAAAAGGCAGACCCCGATTATGTAGAAATAAAAGCATACATGTGTGTCGGTTCCTCACGTGACCGCTTAACATTGGAAAATATGCCCTCCTTTGAAGAAGTTAAAAGTTTTGCAAAAAAAATAGGAAATGAATGTGGTAAAGAATTGGTAAATGAATCTGAAATTAGTCGTGTTGTTTTGCTCGAATAG